A single window of Solenopsis invicta isolate M01_SB chromosome 3, UNIL_Sinv_3.0, whole genome shotgun sequence DNA harbors:
- the LOC120357296 gene encoding classical arabinogalactan protein 4-like, with protein MALFGDTLSDLEDDGPPVSTPPPRDSTTATAPGRAATTSPSITDQPMSPEPGGQDADTTRPVSVSSESTTQQKERRTAVTTGSQPATVTPAVDTGREPVTTTDDIATPTPGSSTNRAALRPDRPPIPIRVRDDLNRVRTVLRGHGFAGV; from the coding sequence ATGGCGCTGTTCGGAGACACGCTGTCCGATCTGGAGGACGACGGACCCCCAGTCTCGACTCCGCCACCGCGCGACAGCACCACCGCCACGGCCCCGGGGAGGGCCGCCACAACCTCTCCGAGCATCACAGACCAACCGATGAGCCCAGAACCAGGAGGCCAAGACGCGGACACGACCAGGCCGGTCTCAGTCAGCAGCGAGAGCACCACACAGCAAAAGGAACGGCGCACCGCAGTCACCACCGGTAGCCAGCCAGCCACCGTTACCCCGGCCGTAGACACAGGCCGAGAACCAGTCACCACCACAGACGACATCGCCACTCCAACACCAGGAAGCTCAACGAACCGAGCCGCCTTGCGCCCGGACCGACCACCCATACCGATTCGAGTGCGCGATGACCTGAACCGTGTACGTACCGTATTACGCGGCCACGGTTTCGCGGGTGTATAA